In the genome of Tuberibacillus sp. Marseille-P3662, one region contains:
- a CDS encoding zf-HC2 domain-containing protein translates to MGCSKTYISLIQKMLDGDTSEEEKQDIHNHISYCEPCRRYYDEMSLVDRQLHSLSHQTGDKPSQNFTDQVMQQLPKEDHNKRFRQWLKRHPMVSAAAVFLVLMMGYIFSMWVDRPFNAYVQGEGQLQYASANTVIVPEGETIKGDLVVENGHVDVKGQVSGDVILIKNSTLKASAGSVAGDIEEVNQIMEWVWYNLKDAFKHLFFISIETNS, encoded by the coding sequence ATGGGTTGTAGCAAAACATATATTAGTCTCATACAAAAAATGTTGGACGGAGATACATCAGAAGAAGAAAAGCAAGACATTCACAATCATATCAGTTACTGTGAACCATGCCGCCGTTATTATGATGAAATGTCTCTTGTCGACAGGCAATTACACTCATTAAGTCATCAGACGGGTGATAAGCCGTCACAAAACTTTACTGACCAAGTGATGCAGCAGCTACCTAAGGAAGATCATAACAAACGATTCCGGCAATGGTTGAAGCGTCACCCTATGGTTTCAGCAGCGGCTGTATTCCTGGTGCTTATGATGGGGTATATTTTTTCAATGTGGGTTGATCGTCCATTCAATGCCTATGTCCAAGGTGAAGGTCAACTGCAATACGCTTCAGCCAACACCGTTATCGTTCCTGAAGGTGAAACGATTAAGGGTGATTTAGTTGTTGAGAACGGTCATGTTGACGTCAAAGGACAAGTCAGCGGCGATGTGATTCTAATAAAAAATTCGACTTTAAAGGCTTCGGCAGGATCGGTTGCTGGTGACATCGAAGAAGTTAATCAAATCATGGAATGGGTTTGGTACAATCTAAAGGATGCATTTAAGCATTTATTTTTCATATCAATAGAGACCAACAGTTAA
- the sigW gene encoding RNA polymerase sigma factor SigW: MEDTVQLLIKEIRHGDQQAFAQIVEMYKTKVYNICLRLVRIPQEAEDLAQETFIRAYTNINRYENTHKFSTWLFRIATNLSIDYLRKKKPSFYLDADIPGTDGFNMYAHLPSNEDGPEQTVLNHETASWLQHEIDKLPPKYKTAITLKYIEDFSLKEISDIMGIPVATVKTRIHRGREALRKRMLDSQKR; this comes from the coding sequence ATGGAAGATACGGTTCAATTACTCATAAAAGAAATAAGACATGGTGACCAGCAAGCTTTTGCTCAGATAGTCGAAATGTATAAAACTAAAGTTTATAATATTTGTTTACGTCTTGTTCGCATCCCTCAAGAAGCTGAGGACCTTGCTCAGGAAACCTTTATTCGAGCATACACAAATATTAATCGCTATGAGAATACACACAAATTTTCAACATGGCTATTTCGTATTGCGACTAACTTATCGATTGACTATCTGCGTAAAAAAAAGCCCAGTTTTTATCTTGATGCCGATATTCCGGGCACCGATGGCTTTAATATGTATGCTCATTTGCCATCTAATGAAGATGGTCCAGAGCAGACGGTGTTAAATCATGAAACTGCATCGTGGCTACAGCATGAAATTGACAAATTGCCGCCAAAATATAAAACAGCCATTACACTGAAATATATTGAAGATTTTAGCTTGAAAGAGATCAGTGACATTATGGGTATCCCGGTTGCGACAGTAAAGACTAGGATTCACAGGGGAAGAGAAGCTTTAAGAAAACGAATGCTTGATTCCCAGAAGAGGTGA
- a CDS encoding aspartyl-phosphate phosphatase Spo0E family protein has protein sequence MKLKGEIEQARQALIEEARHRSLTEADIISSSTQLDRLIVDYHKLRTDVPSTKTRHK, from the coding sequence ATGAAGCTCAAAGGTGAAATTGAACAGGCCAGGCAAGCATTAATTGAAGAGGCTCGACATCGTTCATTAACAGAAGCCGATATTATTTCATCGAGCACACAACTGGATCGCTTAATCGTGGATTACCACAAATTAAGGACTGATGTTCCATCAACTAAGACTAGGCATAAATAG
- the rocF gene encoding arginase: MAKNIAIIGVPMDMGQARRGVDMGPSAVRYAGMLERLRDIGHDVDDSGDIQIAYNERDQQRQGLKNLKAITNSNIQLYETVKHIVGQGRFPLVVGGDHSIAIGTLAGTAHAYDNMGVIWYDAHGDLNTGETSPSGNIHGMPLAVSLGIGDEALTGIGQYTPKVKPENVVIIGARSLDAEERLLIKEKGINVYTMHEIDRLGMTQVMNEAIRYLKERTDGVHLSLDLDGLDPSDAPGVGTPVNGGISFRESHLAMEMLADADILTSAEFVEVNPILDERNKTAVVAVDLMGSLFGEKLL, encoded by the coding sequence TTGGCTAAAAATATTGCAATCATAGGTGTACCTATGGATATGGGGCAGGCGCGTCGAGGCGTTGATATGGGTCCAAGTGCGGTTCGCTACGCAGGTATGTTGGAACGGCTTCGTGACATTGGTCACGATGTTGATGATTCTGGAGATATCCAAATAGCATATAATGAAAGGGATCAGCAACGTCAAGGCTTAAAAAATTTGAAAGCGATTACGAATTCAAATATTCAATTATATGAAACTGTTAAACACATTGTCGGACAAGGACGATTTCCTTTAGTCGTTGGTGGTGATCACAGCATCGCAATAGGAACACTGGCAGGAACAGCTCATGCTTATGATAATATGGGTGTCATTTGGTATGATGCTCATGGTGACTTAAATACAGGTGAAACATCGCCGAGCGGTAATATTCATGGTATGCCGTTAGCTGTTAGTCTTGGAATTGGCGACGAAGCACTTACGGGAATCGGGCAATATACTCCGAAAGTCAAGCCTGAGAACGTTGTGATCATTGGTGCACGTTCATTGGATGCTGAAGAGAGGCTGTTAATTAAAGAAAAAGGGATCAATGTTTACACCATGCATGAGATTGACCGTCTTGGGATGACCCAAGTGATGAATGAAGCGATTCGATATCTCAAAGAGCGGACAGATGGTGTTCATTTAAGTTTGGATTTAGATGGATTGGACCCGAGTGATGCGCCGGGTGTAGGCACCCCTGTTAATGGAGGTATCTCTTTTAGGGAAAGCCACTTAGCGATGGAAATGTTAGCAGATGCAGATATTCTGACATCTGCAGAGTTTGTAGAAGTGAATCCGATCCTTGACGAACGAAATAAAACGGCAGTTGTTGCCGTTGATTTAATGGGATCACTATTCGGTGAGAAGTTATTATGA
- a CDS encoding IS110 family transposase: MDFTQNNRLAQINEQTLIIGVDVAKRKHVARAIDDRGRDLVKRLVFTNSLQGFSNLIEWAENLSEKYARSNIIVGMEPTGHYWLNLAYHLKGQAFQVVVVNPMKVKRSKELDDDSPTKNDTKDAKVIAQVVRDGRYHEPTLPEDVYAELREGMKLYDIIQEDMSSIKAQMHNALDRYFPEFLDVFKDWSGKAALHLLERGYMPEDIRKTSEEDLLLEVKEAAKRGVGIKRIQALKQAADDSVGLTVGLRMARQEIRYLIDQYKALEERLIALEAQLEEIILHVPGSDQMMAIKGVSAMTVAGFFAEVGDLSNYRDPRQVIKLAGLNLKMNQSGLFKGQTTITKRGRRRLRSLLYQVARPLSLHNEGFKQLHYYYRHRPNNPLTGKQSFIALSRKLIKIFYVLGTRKCTFSEERMLRDIPMISTLQEVA; encoded by the coding sequence ATGGATTTTACACAAAATAATCGATTAGCGCAAATCAACGAACAAACATTAATTATCGGGGTTGATGTGGCGAAACGCAAACACGTGGCCCGTGCGATAGATGATCGTGGTCGAGATCTTGTCAAACGGCTGGTATTCACCAATTCGCTGCAGGGATTCTCAAATCTTATCGAATGGGCTGAGAACTTGTCCGAAAAATACGCGCGCTCCAACATCATCGTTGGGATGGAACCAACGGGCCATTACTGGCTGAATTTAGCCTATCACTTGAAAGGCCAGGCGTTTCAAGTGGTTGTCGTCAATCCGATGAAGGTCAAGCGATCCAAGGAATTGGATGATGACTCACCAACGAAAAACGATACAAAAGATGCCAAAGTCATCGCCCAGGTCGTGCGTGATGGCCGTTATCATGAACCTACATTACCGGAGGATGTGTACGCTGAATTACGGGAAGGCATGAAACTCTATGATATCATCCAGGAAGATATGTCCTCGATCAAAGCCCAAATGCATAATGCGCTTGATCGATACTTTCCAGAGTTTCTTGATGTCTTTAAGGACTGGTCCGGGAAGGCTGCCCTTCATCTATTGGAAAGAGGCTATATGCCAGAAGATATCCGTAAAACTTCGGAAGAAGATTTGCTTCTGGAAGTCAAAGAGGCTGCCAAACGCGGTGTGGGTATCAAACGCATACAGGCCCTAAAACAGGCAGCTGATGACAGTGTTGGCCTCACAGTGGGATTACGCATGGCACGTCAGGAAATTCGTTATTTGATTGACCAGTATAAGGCTCTTGAAGAACGTCTAATCGCTCTTGAAGCACAACTCGAAGAAATCATTCTTCACGTTCCGGGGTCCGATCAAATGATGGCGATTAAAGGCGTAAGTGCCATGACCGTGGCTGGCTTTTTCGCTGAAGTTGGTGATTTATCGAACTATCGGGATCCACGCCAAGTTATCAAATTAGCGGGACTCAATCTAAAGATGAATCAATCAGGATTATTCAAAGGTCAAACGACCATCACCAAACGGGGCCGGAGAAGACTGCGAAGTTTATTGTATCAAGTGGCACGCCCATTATCGTTACACAATGAAGGTTTCAAGCAGCTTCATTATTACTATCGACATCGGCCCAATAATCCGCTAACAGGCAAACAATCGTTTATTGCGCTAAGCAGAAAACTCATCAAAATCTTTTATGTATTAGGTACACGAAAGTGTACGTTCAGTGAAGAACGCATGCTTCGTGATATCCCAATGATTTCGACATTACAGGAAGTCGCTTAA
- a CDS encoding potassium channel family protein yields MLDRNVWYRSLALLMLCMNIILTFTLIYLALDFLDLGRIVEHRGGQIFAPLWFDQLTRTMYFSSITLFSVGYGDMTPYHWARIVAVVEATVGYILPAVITVQYLQLYPSLIERWLPNRRK; encoded by the coding sequence ATGCTTGATCGGAATGTTTGGTACCGCTCGTTGGCATTGTTAATGTTATGTATGAATATTATTTTAACTTTCACTCTGATATATCTTGCCTTAGACTTTCTTGATTTAGGTAGGATTGTGGAGCACCGTGGGGGTCAAATTTTTGCCCCATTATGGTTTGATCAATTGACAAGAACGATGTATTTCAGTTCCATCACATTATTTTCAGTAGGATATGGTGACATGACACCTTATCATTGGGCGCGAATCGTGGCAGTGGTCGAGGCAACCGTTGGATATATATTGCCAGCCGTCATTACTGTACAGTATTTGCAGTTATATCCATCATTAATTGAGCGCTGGCTGCCAAATAGGAGGAAATAA
- a CDS encoding SDR family oxidoreductase gives MYPKYPYYTVTTQYKQQPLSFPPQHQPRQPGIESLMDPRPIIENPEYHGSHKLKNKVAIITGGDSGIGAATAISFAKEGADVVIPYFYDYENEDAMRTKRRVEELGGQCLLIIGDLKDPKHCQNVIKTTIDSFGELNILVNNHGVQFPQENLTDISIEQWDTTFKTNIYPFFYMAKAALPYLESGDAIVNTASVVAYEGNKRLIDYTATKGAIVGFTRALSQNLATQDIRVNAVAPGPIWTPLIPSSFSVEQVETFGLDTPMKRAGQPFELAPAYVYLASDDSRYVTGQVIHVNGGQMVSS, from the coding sequence ATGTATCCTAAATATCCTTATTACACCGTCACGACCCAGTACAAACAACAACCACTATCATTTCCACCTCAACACCAACCCAGACAACCTGGTATTGAATCATTAATGGATCCAAGGCCCATCATCGAAAATCCTGAATATCATGGCAGTCATAAGCTGAAAAATAAAGTTGCCATTATAACAGGAGGCGATAGTGGCATTGGCGCTGCTACAGCAATTAGTTTTGCTAAAGAGGGAGCAGACGTTGTGATTCCATACTTTTATGATTATGAAAACGAAGATGCTATGAGAACAAAACGTCGAGTCGAGGAACTTGGCGGACAGTGTCTCTTAATCATTGGTGACCTTAAAGATCCAAAGCATTGTCAAAACGTCATCAAGACCACAATCGATTCATTTGGTGAACTGAATATTCTCGTCAACAATCACGGTGTCCAATTTCCACAGGAAAACCTCACGGACATTTCAATCGAGCAATGGGACACAACGTTTAAGACAAATATTTATCCCTTTTTTTATATGGCCAAAGCCGCCCTTCCTTATCTAGAAAGCGGTGACGCCATTGTCAATACAGCCTCTGTGGTTGCTTACGAGGGAAATAAAAGACTCATTGATTATACAGCAACAAAAGGAGCCATTGTCGGATTTACCCGTGCGCTGTCCCAAAATCTCGCTACTCAAGACATTCGCGTCAACGCTGTTGCCCCCGGGCCTATCTGGACCCCGTTGATCCCTTCCAGTTTTTCTGTAGAACAAGTCGAAACATTTGGTCTTGATACGCCGATGAAGCGCGCCGGACAGCCATTTGAACTCGCCCCCGCCTATGTATATTTAGCATCTGATGACTCACGCTATGTCACCGGTCAAGTTATTCATGTTAATGGTGGGCAAATGGTAAGTTCATAA
- a CDS encoding polysaccharide deacetylase family protein — protein MLFVWILNGKKAKHTAFIVVAAFFAALVAFVQSESVAVFSTSQGPKALSKVQTNKQQVALTFDIGWGEARVKPILKFLKKENINATFFVTGEWVDAHPNLIDKIKKADLEIASHGMKHNTYTSMETNDIKNDILQAKQMINKISGDSPTFLRPPKGKINKDVLNVANKLNQDVVLWSVNPQDTANPGHKKIAAYVLNHTQKGDIIRLHASDSAKQTLNALPLIIEGLQDKGLKMVSLSKLVSDAKVKSKTLE, from the coding sequence ATGCTTTTTGTATGGATTTTAAACGGTAAAAAAGCTAAACATACCGCATTTATTGTTGTTGCCGCTTTTTTTGCGGCCTTAGTAGCGTTTGTGCAAAGTGAGAGTGTTGCAGTGTTTTCCACATCACAAGGGCCTAAAGCATTATCCAAAGTGCAAACTAACAAGCAACAGGTGGCTTTAACTTTTGACATTGGTTGGGGTGAAGCACGAGTCAAGCCCATTCTTAAGTTTTTAAAAAAAGAAAACATCAATGCCACCTTTTTTGTAACTGGCGAATGGGTTGATGCCCATCCTAACCTCATCGATAAGATAAAAAAAGCTGATTTAGAAATTGCCTCACACGGCATGAAACACAACACTTATACCTCAATGGAAACAAACGATATTAAAAATGACATTTTACAGGCCAAGCAAATGATTAATAAAATCAGCGGAGATTCACCGACATTCCTTCGACCGCCCAAAGGTAAAATCAACAAAGATGTCTTAAATGTCGCAAACAAATTAAACCAAGATGTGGTCTTATGGAGTGTTAATCCGCAAGATACCGCAAATCCAGGACACAAGAAAATCGCAGCTTACGTTCTTAATCATACCCAGAAAGGTGACATTATAAGGTTACATGCATCTGATTCAGCTAAACAAACCCTCAATGCCTTACCACTTATCATTGAAGGCTTGCAAGATAAGGGTCTTAAAATGGTTTCCTTATCAAAGTTAGTCTCAGATGCGAAGGTGAAATCAAAAACGCTTGAGTAA
- a CDS encoding KinB-signaling pathway activation protein, giving the protein MSIRIWVALFIKTLGLGAVAALFFGLILLNPFSTGNFLGFFVTTAIMGLLFSAISQMGFFAYLTLHRIGLGMFKSHSLWSKVQWVLIAFTFFDLVYLRYQAFAKDHESVFSYLVLPAILLVVSYIVAEIKKRETNHYAFVPTMFLMFVVTAIEWIPDLRTNDQWLWIMGGTLLACNTYQVLKLHRLLRANQ; this is encoded by the coding sequence GTGAGTATAAGAATTTGGGTAGCTTTATTCATAAAAACATTAGGTTTAGGAGCGGTAGCTGCATTATTCTTTGGTTTAATCCTGTTAAACCCATTTTCCACCGGGAATTTTTTAGGTTTCTTTGTGACAACGGCTATTATGGGCTTGCTCTTCAGCGCGATTAGCCAAATGGGTTTTTTTGCTTATTTAACCTTGCACAGAATAGGTCTTGGTATGTTTAAATCCCACAGCTTATGGTCCAAGGTACAATGGGTACTGATTGCCTTTACATTCTTTGATCTTGTTTACTTGCGTTATCAGGCTTTTGCTAAAGACCATGAAAGTGTGTTCAGTTATTTGGTACTTCCGGCTATTCTTTTAGTTGTCAGTTATATTGTGGCTGAAATTAAGAAACGGGAAACAAACCACTATGCTTTTGTTCCAACAATGTTTCTTATGTTTGTTGTCACGGCAATTGAATGGATACCTGATCTACGGACGAATGACCAATGGCTTTGGATTATGGGCGGAACACTTTTAGCTTGTAATACATACCAAGTGTTGAAACTGCATCGTCTGTTACGTGCCAATCAATAA
- the gerD gene encoding spore germination lipoprotein GerD: MYKVIQITMVCLLLLFSGGCAAKQAQSGSDPSYEQTKKMFVDMLKSDQGKKALRDILKEEEMKQALVLDHDFVKETLMNTVESKKGKQFWTELISDPKFSEKLAKSMQKNNEKLLKHLMKDPAYQEMMMSILKAPKMQEQYLDLMKTKPFREQMQTVVLDTISSPLFQEKMSKVISKAIEKQMKGQQGQEQSKQQSSNKSKGQGQSS, from the coding sequence ATGTATAAAGTTATTCAAATCACGATGGTCTGCCTATTACTGTTGTTCTCTGGAGGCTGTGCAGCTAAACAAGCCCAAAGCGGCTCAGATCCATCATATGAACAAACAAAGAAAATGTTCGTCGATATGTTGAAAAGTGATCAAGGAAAAAAGGCGCTTCGCGACATTCTAAAAGAGGAAGAAATGAAGCAAGCTTTAGTCCTTGACCATGATTTCGTTAAAGAAACCCTTATGAATACCGTTGAATCAAAAAAAGGGAAACAGTTTTGGACCGAACTCATTAGTGATCCAAAGTTCTCAGAGAAACTGGCAAAGTCTATGCAAAAAAACAACGAGAAGTTACTCAAACATCTTATGAAAGACCCTGCATACCAAGAAATGATGATGAGCATTCTAAAAGCACCAAAAATGCAGGAGCAATACCTTGATCTCATGAAGACCAAACCATTTAGAGAACAAATGCAGACCGTCGTCCTTGATACCATATCGAGCCCGCTATTCCAAGAAAAAATGTCTAAGGTCATTAGCAAAGCTATAGAAAAGCAAATGAAAGGCCAACAAGGCCAGGAGCAGAGTAAACAACAAAGCAGCAATAAAAGCAAGGGTCAAGGTCAAAGCTCTTAG
- a CDS encoding Mrp/NBP35 family ATP-binding protein encodes MLTKEEVIEILKSMEDPHLHKSIEETGGIREVKVDDTFVSLKIALGKTQTAEQMKLQQEIVQKVKQNGAESVGLRFEQLTDEELAALGGIPEEQGPSLLAEGSKTQFISVASGKGGVGKSTVSVNLALGLQRIGKKVGILDADIYGFSIPDMMGIENRPTVVDKRIQPVDRFGVKVISMGFFVEDNSPVIWRGPMLGKMLNQFFSEVDWGDLDYLILDLPPGTGDIAMDIQSMVPSGNELIVTTPHPTAAFVAARAGAMAIKTEHKLLGVIENMSYFKSDKTGEIAHIFGEGGGEKLSENLGTELLGQIPLNQPEEKDDVFAPGCYFEDESIGQLYTDVAKNVDAKLQ; translated from the coding sequence ATTTTGACAAAAGAAGAGGTCATTGAGATTCTTAAGTCAATGGAAGACCCACATTTACATAAAAGTATTGAAGAAACAGGCGGCATTCGGGAAGTGAAAGTGGACGATACTTTTGTCAGTCTTAAGATTGCCTTAGGCAAGACGCAAACAGCTGAACAAATGAAATTGCAGCAAGAGATTGTACAGAAAGTGAAGCAAAATGGAGCTGAATCCGTTGGTTTGCGGTTTGAGCAACTGACTGATGAGGAGTTAGCGGCACTGGGTGGTATCCCCGAAGAGCAAGGCCCTTCCCTGTTGGCGGAAGGCAGTAAAACACAGTTTATTTCGGTTGCAAGCGGAAAAGGCGGTGTCGGTAAGTCAACAGTTTCAGTTAATTTAGCATTAGGCTTACAACGTATTGGCAAAAAAGTTGGGATTCTTGATGCTGATATTTATGGATTTAGCATCCCGGATATGATGGGTATTGAGAATCGGCCGACAGTTGTTGACAAACGAATTCAACCCGTCGACCGTTTCGGTGTTAAGGTTATTTCTATGGGCTTTTTTGTTGAAGACAATTCGCCGGTTATTTGGCGCGGTCCAATGTTAGGTAAGATGCTCAATCAATTTTTCAGTGAAGTTGACTGGGGTGATTTGGATTACCTTATTTTAGATTTGCCACCAGGAACGGGCGATATTGCTATGGATATTCAGTCGATGGTGCCGTCTGGTAATGAACTAATTGTAACAACGCCACATCCAACAGCGGCTTTTGTTGCAGCGCGTGCAGGGGCTATGGCTATAAAAACGGAACACAAACTGCTCGGTGTTATTGAGAATATGTCCTATTTTAAAAGTGATAAAACCGGAGAAATTGCACATATTTTCGGAGAAGGCGGCGGAGAAAAACTTAGTGAGAACCTGGGTACAGAATTATTGGGGCAGATTCCACTTAATCAACCGGAAGAAAAAGATGATGTTTTTGCTCCGGGTTGCTATTTTGAAGATGAATCGATTGGGCAATTGTATACGGATGTTGCCAAAAATGTTGACGCAAAATTACAGTGA
- the cwlD gene encoding N-acetylmuramoyl-L-alanine amidase CwlD — protein sequence MFKNKWLRWSAIAAGAILLVVILNYEVLTRNSWNNWNLPLSGRVIVLDPGHGGVDGGAEGGKVKEKDIALQIAKKLKDDLQASGALVLMTREKDQDLADEDLQGNSRRKTQDLKRRAEMVKDSEADAMVSIHLNAIPSSQWRGAQTFYHPQSKENKKMAKFIQDSLRNELNNTNRVAKAINSIYLLKVAKQPSALVEVGFLSNPDERQLLNTDDYQQKVAASIYQGLMRYFTDEPVPELE from the coding sequence ATGTTTAAAAATAAATGGTTAAGGTGGTCGGCCATTGCTGCTGGAGCTATTTTATTAGTTGTCATTTTAAATTATGAAGTGTTGACCCGGAATTCCTGGAACAATTGGAATCTGCCGTTATCGGGAAGGGTTATTGTTCTTGATCCTGGACATGGCGGGGTTGATGGCGGTGCTGAAGGCGGGAAGGTTAAAGAGAAAGATATCGCTTTACAAATCGCTAAGAAATTAAAGGATGACTTACAAGCCTCGGGTGCGCTTGTGTTAATGACACGTGAGAAGGATCAGGATTTAGCTGATGAAGATCTTCAAGGGAATAGTCGTCGAAAAACACAAGATTTAAAGCGACGTGCAGAGATGGTTAAAGATAGTGAAGCCGATGCCATGGTGAGTATTCATTTGAACGCGATCCCTTCATCTCAATGGCGAGGTGCGCAAACCTTTTATCATCCGCAATCTAAGGAAAATAAAAAAATGGCTAAATTCATTCAAGACTCCCTTAGGAATGAGTTAAATAATACGAACCGTGTCGCGAAAGCCATTAATAGCATCTATTTATTAAAAGTTGCAAAACAACCCTCAGCTCTTGTTGAAGTCGGGTTTTTATCGAATCCAGATGAAAGACAATTACTCAACACTGATGATTACCAACAGAAAGTTGCAGCCTCTATTTACCAAGGACTTATGCGCTATTTTACTGACGAACCTGTTCCTGAATTGGAATAG
- a CDS encoding DUF2521 family protein: protein MAIVTDFQKVYRHKQVDFERKLLKELSIHNIESMIAEYFDSFLKPLSIYKQTISDMCLDYAIESYLLGASYGRLGYYDGESAKSAFKKSSSRFKTLLDDLYDFWMFGFHADDLMYESLYMACEGFMYYWWTDGFEQTVRRYRLRLH from the coding sequence ATGGCAATCGTCACCGACTTTCAAAAGGTTTATCGACATAAACAAGTGGATTTTGAAAGGAAACTTCTTAAAGAACTTTCCATACACAATATTGAATCCATGATAGCAGAGTATTTTGATTCATTTCTTAAGCCGTTATCTATATATAAACAGACGATTAGTGACATGTGCTTAGACTATGCCATTGAATCATATTTACTGGGGGCCTCCTATGGTCGCTTAGGCTACTATGATGGCGAGTCAGCAAAAAGTGCTTTTAAAAAGAGTTCCAGTCGATTTAAAACTTTGCTGGATGATCTGTATGATTTCTGGATGTTTGGGTTCCATGCCGATGATTTAATGTATGAATCCCTTTATATGGCTTGTGAAGGTTTTATGTACTATTGGTGGACTGATGGTTTTGAGCAAACTGTTAGAAGGTATCGTTTACGACTTCATTAA
- the rpsI gene encoding 30S ribosomal protein S9, with protein sequence MAKVQYNGTGRRKTSVARVRLVPGEGQIVINKKHIDDYLDFAALKEMIRQPLISTETDGKYDVLVNVEGGGSTGQAGAIRHGVARALLQADPDYRQTLKRAGYLTRDSRMKERKKYGLKAARRAPQFSKR encoded by the coding sequence TTGGCTAAAGTCCAATACAACGGCACAGGTCGTCGTAAGACATCTGTTGCTCGTGTTCGTTTGGTGCCTGGTGAAGGTCAAATTGTCATTAACAAAAAGCATATTGATGACTACCTTGACTTTGCAGCACTTAAAGAAATGATTAGACAACCATTGATCAGTACAGAAACTGATGGTAAGTATGACGTGTTAGTAAACGTTGAAGGCGGAGGTTCCACTGGCCAAGCTGGTGCGATTCGCCACGGCGTTGCTCGTGCTTTGCTTCAAGCTGACCCTGATTATCGTCAGACGTTGAAGCGCGCTGGTTATCTTACACGTGATTCACGTATGAAAGAACGTAAAAAGTACGGTCTCAAAGCAGCCCGTCGTGCGCCACAGTTCTCGAAGCGTTAA
- the rplM gene encoding 50S ribosomal protein L13, with translation MRTTYMAKPQDVERKWFVVDAEGETLGRLSSEVAKLLRGKHKPEYTPHVDTGDHVVVINADKIRLTGKKLTDKKYYNHSRYPGGLRERSALEMRNKYPREMLERTIKGMLPHNTLGRQMGRKLNVYAGAEHPHQAQQPEKYELKG, from the coding sequence GTGCGTACAACATATATGGCGAAACCACAAGATGTCGAACGCAAATGGTTCGTTGTCGATGCTGAAGGTGAGACACTTGGTCGTTTGTCAAGTGAAGTGGCAAAACTACTTCGAGGCAAACATAAGCCAGAGTATACACCTCACGTTGACACAGGCGATCACGTTGTTGTTATTAATGCTGATAAAATTCGCCTAACTGGTAAAAAACTTACTGACAAGAAATATTATAATCACAGTCGATACCCAGGTGGCTTGCGTGAACGTTCTGCGCTTGAAATGCGGAATAAATATCCACGTGAGATGCTTGAACGGACAATCAAAGGTATGCTTCCACATAATACCCTAGGACGCCAAATGGGTCGGAAGCTTAATGTCTATGCTGGTGCTGAGCATCCGCATCAAGCTCAACAACCTGAAAAATATGAATTAAAAGGATAA